In Geobacter anodireducens, a genomic segment contains:
- a CDS encoding hydrogenase expression/formation protein encodes MNVLVLGIGNLVMSDDGAGVRAVELIRELYPLPGGVTLLDGGTLGLDLLPRFDGVDRLLVVDAIDTGAPAGTLVRLQGEDIPTALRTKVSPHQMGLQDLLAVADLQGNLPGEMVLWGVQYGSVEPGTDLSAPVARALPLLVAQVLAELAAWDIHPG; translated from the coding sequence CTGAATGTCCTGGTTCTCGGCATAGGAAACCTCGTCATGTCCGATGACGGTGCCGGCGTGCGGGCGGTGGAGCTAATCCGGGAACTCTACCCCCTGCCTGGCGGGGTGACGCTCCTGGACGGCGGCACCCTTGGCCTCGACCTGCTTCCCCGGTTCGATGGCGTCGACCGGCTCCTGGTGGTGGATGCCATCGACACGGGCGCACCTGCGGGGACCCTGGTGCGACTCCAGGGAGAGGATATCCCGACAGCGCTCCGCACCAAGGTTTCCCCCCACCAGATGGGACTCCAGGATCTCCTGGCCGTGGCCGACCTCCAGGGAAACCTGCCCGGCGAGATGGTCCTCTGGGGGGTCCAGTACGGCTCCGTGGAACCGGGGACCGACCTGTCGGCGCCGGTGGCGCGGGCGCTCCCCCTGCTGGTGGCCCAGGTGCTGGCCGAACTGGCGGCATGGGACATCCATCCCGGCTGA
- a CDS encoding glyoxalase: protein MIEAMKNVVVFVRDLEAAKRFYRDQLKLPLAQAGMTMMEFFSGGTTLGVAQALTPDALVFVGRHTGITFRVKDIDTFCKELAQAGVRFDQPLEQSPWGKMAVVSDPDGNLFALVDR from the coding sequence ATGATCGAAGCAATGAAAAACGTGGTGGTCTTTGTCCGTGACCTGGAGGCGGCAAAGCGGTTCTACCGCGACCAGCTCAAACTTCCCCTGGCCCAGGCCGGCATGACCATGATGGAGTTCTTCTCCGGCGGCACCACCCTTGGGGTGGCCCAGGCCCTCACCCCTGACGCACTGGTCTTTGTGGGGCGGCATACCGGCATCACGTTCCGGGTGAAGGACATCGACACGTTCTGCAAGGAATTGGCCCAGGCCGGCGTCCGTTTCGACCAGCCCCTTGAGCAGAGCCCCTGGGGCAAGATGGCGGTTGTCAGCGACCCGGACGGCAACCTCTTCGCCCTGGTGGACCGGTAA
- a CDS encoding transglycosylase: protein MRMKKLLYLAIGAVAAYGIYLAVSLMFLPSVAELKNRRTTMTIQVKDWHGEYHPFTVGPKNRYWTPSGSIPPEMKWAVILAEDANFYKHEGIDVKAIKNAIKYDLEKKSFARGASTITQQVAKNLFLSREKTISRKIKEIVLAKRMEEELTKGRIIELYLNVVELGPMVYGIGHGARYYFGKPASALTPRECAFLAAMLPGPRVAYNPYKNLGKVLKRSDMILRLLRGKGVLSTDEYRQALAQTPNIAGLQRKVDASIEKEETAFENRTGATVPLEPPQPTTAPDEQAPEEVPAISPQPAANGEPVAGDGGEQQGPPPAR, encoded by the coding sequence GTGCGGATGAAGAAACTGCTGTATCTGGCCATCGGTGCCGTGGCCGCGTATGGGATCTATCTCGCCGTATCGCTCATGTTTCTCCCGTCGGTGGCGGAACTCAAGAACCGCCGCACCACCATGACCATTCAGGTCAAGGACTGGCACGGAGAGTACCATCCCTTCACGGTGGGGCCCAAGAACCGTTACTGGACGCCGTCGGGCAGCATCCCCCCGGAGATGAAGTGGGCGGTCATCCTGGCTGAGGACGCCAATTTCTACAAGCACGAAGGAATCGACGTCAAGGCGATAAAGAACGCCATCAAGTACGATCTCGAAAAAAAGAGCTTTGCCCGTGGGGCATCGACCATAACGCAGCAGGTTGCCAAGAACCTGTTCCTCTCCCGCGAAAAGACCATATCGCGAAAGATCAAGGAAATAGTCCTTGCCAAACGGATGGAAGAGGAACTGACCAAGGGAAGGATAATCGAGCTTTACCTGAACGTCGTGGAACTGGGTCCCATGGTCTACGGCATAGGTCACGGCGCGCGATACTACTTCGGCAAACCTGCCTCTGCGCTCACCCCGCGCGAGTGTGCCTTCCTGGCCGCTATGCTGCCGGGGCCGCGGGTGGCCTACAACCCGTACAAGAACCTTGGGAAGGTGCTGAAACGCTCGGATATGATTCTGCGCCTGCTGCGCGGCAAGGGAGTGCTGTCGACGGACGAATACCGCCAGGCCCTTGCCCAGACGCCGAACATCGCCGGACTCCAGCGGAAGGTGGATGCGAGCATCGAGAAGGAGGAAACGGCCTTCGAGAACAGGACGGGCGCTACCGTGCCGCTTGAGCCCCCGCAGCCGACGACAGCACCCGATGAGCAAGCGCCCGAAGAGGTGCCGGCGATATCTCCGCAACCGGCTGCGAACGGCGAACCGGTCGCCGGAGATGGTGGCGAACAGCAGGGCCCGCCGCCTGCCCGCTGA
- a CDS encoding 4-hydroxythreonine-4-phosphate dehydrogenase — MQMKKPRIVITMGDPTGVGPEVIARALADPVVRGCCHHLVVGDELAMARGIALAGTGFRIETAENVPREEPVEGVVMLCRVAALTADDLGYGRPTVASGDAVFRAICHAADLCLKGDADGMATAPINKEALNRAGHRYPGHTELLAELTGADRVVMMLAGARLRVALVTIHEALARVPALVTFERVLATIRITHRDVHRYFTRNPRIAVLALNPHCGEGGMFGDEESRIIAPAVQAARQEGIDATGPLSADTLFHFAAQGAYDAVVCMYHDQGLIPLKLLHFDDGVNVTLGLPIIRTSVDHGTAYDLAGTGKASAESMKAAIMMAAAMAGRRGGEDGAPCG; from the coding sequence ATGCAGATGAAAAAGCCGCGCATTGTAATTACCATGGGTGATCCGACCGGCGTCGGGCCCGAGGTCATAGCGAGGGCACTGGCCGATCCGGTGGTGAGAGGGTGTTGTCATCACCTTGTGGTCGGCGACGAACTCGCCATGGCCCGGGGCATTGCCCTGGCCGGAACCGGCTTCAGGATAGAGACGGCGGAGAACGTGCCCCGTGAGGAACCTGTCGAGGGAGTGGTTATGCTGTGCAGGGTTGCTGCCCTCACCGCCGATGACCTCGGCTATGGTCGGCCCACGGTCGCCAGCGGTGATGCCGTGTTTCGCGCCATCTGTCATGCCGCAGACCTCTGCCTGAAGGGCGATGCTGACGGTATGGCAACGGCACCGATCAACAAAGAGGCGCTCAACCGGGCGGGACACCGGTATCCCGGGCACACGGAGCTCCTTGCCGAGCTTACCGGAGCAGATCGCGTCGTCATGATGCTGGCAGGGGCACGGCTGCGGGTCGCGCTGGTAACCATCCATGAAGCCCTGGCGCGGGTTCCCGCACTGGTGACATTCGAACGGGTACTGGCAACCATTCGTATCACGCACCGGGACGTGCACCGCTACTTTACGCGCAATCCCCGCATCGCGGTGCTTGCCCTCAACCCCCACTGCGGCGAGGGCGGTATGTTTGGGGACGAAGAGTCTCGAATCATCGCTCCAGCCGTCCAGGCGGCACGACAGGAGGGCATTGACGCAACAGGCCCTCTTTCCGCTGATACCCTCTTTCACTTTGCCGCGCAGGGAGCCTATGACGCGGTTGTCTGCATGTACCACGACCAGGGGCTCATTCCCCTGAAGCTCCTCCACTTTGACGATGGTGTGAATGTTACCCTGGGGCTCCCCATCATCCGGACATCAGTGGACCACGGTACTGCCTACGATCTGGCGGGCACAGGGAAGGCTTCTGCCGAGAGCATGAAGGCCGCCATCATGATGGCCGCGGCAATGGCCGGGAGAAGGGGAGGGGAGGACGGAGCGCCGTGCGGATGA
- the atpC gene encoding F0F1 ATP synthase subunit epsilon (produces ATP from ADP in the presence of a proton gradient across the membrane; the epsilon subunit is part of the catalytic core of the ATP synthase complex), with amino-acid sequence MAEKLKVDLVTPYKKILSEEVDEITATGALGEFSVLPGHAPFLTSLKIGELTYKKSGQVVHLALNWGYFEVEDDKVTVLVETAERADEIDLERAQAALGRAEAALKKLSPEDKDYRVMEAALERALIRMQVAGKSTR; translated from the coding sequence ATGGCTGAAAAACTGAAAGTCGATTTGGTTACCCCATACAAGAAGATCCTGTCGGAAGAAGTCGATGAGATCACGGCAACAGGTGCGCTGGGTGAATTCAGCGTTCTGCCGGGGCATGCCCCCTTTCTTACCTCACTGAAGATTGGGGAGCTTACCTATAAGAAGAGCGGGCAAGTCGTCCATCTTGCGCTCAACTGGGGGTACTTCGAAGTTGAGGACGACAAGGTAACGGTGCTGGTTGAGACCGCCGAGCGTGCCGACGAGATTGATCTCGAACGCGCCCAGGCTGCCCTGGGGCGTGCCGAAGCTGCTCTCAAGAAGCTTTCTCCCGAGGACAAGGACTATCGTGTCATGGAGGCAGCCTTGGAGCGCGCACTCATCCGGATGCAGGTTGCCGGAAAGTCCACGAGATAA
- a CDS encoding F0F1 ATP synthase subunit beta (Produces ATP from ADP in the presence of a proton gradient across the membrane. The beta chain is a regulatory subunit) has product MSQNFGKISQVIGAVIDVEFEPGKLPPIYNALRVTNPAIDDKEYNLVLEVAQHLGENAVRTIAMDSTDGLVRGQAVLDTGKQISVPVGRKTLGRILNVIGEPVDEMGPVNAEKEYGIHREAPAFVDQSTKVEAFTTGIKVVDLLAPYARGGKIGLFGGAGVGKTVLIMELINNIAKQHGGFSVFAGVGERTREGNDLWMEMKESGVLDKAALVYGQMNEPPGARARVALSALSIAEYFRDEEGQNVLLFVDNIFRFTQAGSEVSALLGRIPSAVGYQPTLATEMGELQERITSTTKGSITSVQAIYVPADDLTDPAPATAFAHLDATTVLSRQIAELGIYPAVDPLDSTSRILDPQVIGEEHYAIARQVQYVLQKYKDLQDIIAILGMDELSEEDKLVVARARKIQRFLSQPFHVAEAFTGSPGKYVELKDTIKGFQEIVAGKHDDIPEQAFYMVGTIEEALEKAKKLAA; this is encoded by the coding sequence ATGAGTCAGAACTTCGGTAAAATTTCGCAGGTCATCGGCGCGGTTATCGACGTCGAGTTCGAGCCGGGCAAACTGCCTCCCATTTACAACGCCCTCCGGGTGACCAATCCGGCCATTGACGATAAGGAATACAACCTGGTGCTCGAAGTTGCCCAGCACTTGGGCGAGAACGCGGTCCGGACCATTGCCATGGACTCCACCGACGGTCTTGTCCGTGGTCAGGCCGTGCTCGATACCGGCAAGCAGATTTCCGTGCCGGTGGGCCGCAAGACCTTGGGCCGCATCCTCAACGTCATCGGCGAGCCGGTGGACGAGATGGGCCCGGTCAATGCCGAGAAAGAGTACGGGATCCACCGCGAAGCCCCTGCTTTCGTGGATCAGTCCACCAAGGTTGAAGCCTTCACCACCGGGATCAAGGTCGTCGACCTCCTGGCACCCTACGCCCGGGGCGGCAAGATCGGCCTCTTCGGCGGCGCCGGCGTCGGCAAGACCGTTCTCATCATGGAGCTCATCAACAACATCGCCAAGCAGCACGGTGGTTTTTCCGTCTTCGCCGGCGTTGGTGAGCGGACCCGTGAAGGAAACGACCTCTGGATGGAGATGAAGGAGTCAGGGGTTCTTGACAAGGCCGCCCTGGTCTACGGCCAGATGAACGAGCCGCCGGGAGCCCGTGCCCGGGTTGCCCTTTCCGCCCTTTCCATTGCCGAGTACTTCCGTGATGAGGAGGGCCAGAACGTGCTCCTCTTCGTTGACAATATCTTCCGCTTCACCCAGGCGGGTTCCGAGGTTTCCGCGCTCCTCGGCCGGATCCCCTCCGCCGTCGGTTACCAGCCCACGCTGGCCACTGAGATGGGTGAGCTTCAGGAACGGATCACCTCCACCACCAAGGGTTCCATCACCTCGGTTCAGGCCATCTACGTTCCGGCCGACGACCTTACCGACCCGGCTCCGGCAACCGCCTTCGCCCACCTGGATGCAACGACCGTTCTCTCCCGGCAGATCGCCGAGCTCGGCATCTATCCTGCCGTTGACCCCCTTGACTCCACGTCGCGGATTCTCGATCCCCAGGTCATCGGCGAAGAGCACTACGCCATCGCCCGCCAAGTCCAGTACGTACTCCAGAAGTACAAGGACCTCCAGGACATCATCGCCATTCTCGGCATGGACGAACTCTCCGAGGAGGACAAGCTGGTTGTTGCCCGGGCCCGGAAGATCCAACGCTTCCTCTCCCAGCCGTTCCACGTGGCCGAGGCCTTCACCGGCAGCCCCGGCAAGTACGTGGAGCTGAAGGACACCATCAAGGGCTTCCAGGAGATCGTTGCCGGTAAGCACGATGATATCCCCGAGCAGGCCTTCTACATGGTCGGGACCATTGAAGAGGCCCTTGAAAAGGCCAAGAAGCTCGCTGCCTAA
- a CDS encoding F0F1 ATP synthase subunit gamma (produces ATP from ADP in the presence of a proton gradient across the membrane; the gamma chain is a regulatory subunit), with amino-acid sequence MASLKSIKKRIVSVKNTRQITKAMKMVSAAKLRRAQENVVAARPYAKKLGEVLQRLAKSQDGSESPLMQQRLSQKALLIVVTSDRGLCGGFNANICKAAERFIKEKKAEFAEISVTTIGRKGYEFLKSRQNIHKNYGNVLAHLSYPTAALLAQEVIEGYIAEEYDEVYLLFNAFKSVMSQDITLEKLLPIAPEASSTEEYAPEYIYEPSKGELLAELLPKHIEVQVFKALLESVASEHGARMTAMDSASKNATEMIGKLTLQYNRARQAAITTELMEIISGAESIKG; translated from the coding sequence ATGGCAAGCCTTAAAAGCATAAAAAAGCGTATTGTCTCGGTCAAGAACACCAGACAGATAACCAAGGCCATGAAAATGGTCTCGGCCGCCAAACTGCGTCGCGCCCAGGAAAACGTGGTTGCCGCCCGTCCCTATGCGAAGAAGCTGGGGGAAGTGCTCCAGCGACTGGCAAAGAGCCAGGACGGGAGCGAGAGCCCGCTGATGCAGCAACGCCTCAGCCAGAAGGCGCTCTTGATCGTGGTCACCTCTGACCGGGGTCTGTGCGGCGGCTTCAACGCCAACATCTGCAAAGCGGCGGAACGCTTCATCAAGGAAAAGAAGGCCGAGTTCGCCGAGATTTCCGTCACGACCATTGGCCGCAAAGGGTACGAGTTCCTGAAGAGCCGTCAGAACATCCACAAAAACTACGGGAATGTTCTGGCGCACCTCAGCTACCCGACTGCTGCGTTGCTGGCTCAGGAAGTGATCGAAGGGTACATCGCCGAAGAATACGATGAGGTTTATCTCCTCTTCAACGCATTCAAGAGCGTCATGTCCCAGGACATCACCCTGGAGAAGCTGTTGCCGATCGCGCCCGAGGCATCCTCCACAGAGGAATACGCTCCCGAGTACATTTACGAGCCTTCGAAGGGCGAGCTCCTGGCGGAACTTCTTCCCAAGCACATCGAGGTGCAGGTGTTCAAGGCGCTGCTCGAGTCGGTTGCGTCCGAGCACGGTGCCCGGATGACCGCCATGGACAGCGCATCCAAGAACGCGACCGAGATGATCGGCAAGCTGACGCTCCAGTACAACAGGGCACGTCAGGCCGCCATCACGACCGAGCTCATGGAGATCATCTCCGGCGCCGAGTCGATCAAGGGCTAA
- a CDS encoding F0F1 ATP synthase subunit delta: protein MISNAIARRYAKALVQLGAEEGAVDRFGVELGQFTALLDGNADLASVLKSPAYRIEAKREILRDVLAKLNPSGTVSNFLQVLLDRGRIGFTPQIAHSYAVFADELSGIVRPVLTSAFPLDDAQVEGMKSALAKATGKRVELSAQVDSALIGGVVTKIGDKVFDGSVRTQLNRIQDILQKG from the coding sequence TTGATCTCGAACGCTATTGCACGTCGCTACGCCAAGGCGCTGGTGCAGCTCGGGGCCGAGGAGGGAGCGGTCGACCGGTTCGGTGTCGAGTTGGGGCAGTTCACGGCCCTTCTCGACGGGAATGCCGACCTGGCTTCCGTTCTCAAGAGCCCCGCGTACCGCATTGAAGCCAAGAGGGAAATTCTCAGGGATGTCCTTGCAAAGCTGAATCCCTCCGGCACCGTCTCCAATTTCCTGCAGGTACTCCTCGATAGGGGGCGAATCGGCTTCACTCCCCAGATCGCGCACAGCTATGCAGTATTTGCCGATGAACTCTCCGGCATTGTCCGCCCGGTCCTCACGTCGGCATTTCCTTTGGACGATGCCCAGGTTGAAGGGATGAAGAGTGCCCTTGCCAAGGCGACCGGCAAGCGGGTAGAGCTTTCGGCCCAAGTGGACTCCGCGCTCATCGGCGGAGTGGTCACCAAGATTGGCGACAAGGTATTTGACGGCAGCGTACGGACCCAGTTGAACAGGATTCAGGATATATTACAGAAGGGGTGA
- a CDS encoding chromosome partitioning protein ParB gives MVKKTGLGKGMAALLPVVEEEGKRYFSCPIEEIRPHKNQPRKTFVPEKLEELAASIREKGIIQPLVVRKKGDHYELIAGERRWRAAQKAGLREVPVVIQDVSEDTALEMALIENIQREDLNAVEEAEAYHALMENFGLTQEELAKRVGKDRSTIANSLRLLKLPAELKRDIVEERLAMGHARAVLALDSDSQIKEARDAIIKGNLTVREAEGLVKRLKTGARTGAKAKSADVHSADLVEQLQRRLMTRVVIRRGGRGGKIEIAFGNQEELSRLVDVLMA, from the coding sequence GTGGTTAAAAAAACCGGCCTCGGCAAAGGGATGGCTGCCCTTCTACCCGTCGTGGAAGAGGAGGGGAAGCGCTACTTCTCATGCCCCATCGAGGAGATCCGCCCCCACAAAAACCAGCCTCGCAAGACCTTTGTCCCGGAAAAGCTGGAAGAGCTGGCCGCCTCGATCCGAGAAAAAGGGATTATCCAGCCCCTGGTGGTCCGCAAAAAGGGGGACCACTACGAGCTCATCGCCGGTGAGCGGCGCTGGCGGGCCGCCCAGAAAGCGGGTCTGCGCGAAGTCCCGGTGGTCATCCAGGATGTCTCCGAAGATACGGCCCTGGAGATGGCCCTCATCGAAAACATCCAGCGCGAGGACCTGAACGCCGTGGAGGAGGCCGAGGCCTACCATGCGCTCATGGAGAATTTCGGCCTTACCCAGGAGGAGCTGGCAAAGCGGGTCGGCAAAGACCGCTCCACCATAGCCAACTCGCTGCGGTTGCTGAAGCTCCCGGCCGAACTGAAGAGGGACATCGTCGAGGAGCGCCTTGCCATGGGGCATGCCCGGGCGGTTCTTGCGCTCGATTCCGACTCCCAGATCAAAGAGGCCCGGGACGCCATCATCAAAGGGAATCTCACGGTCCGGGAGGCTGAGGGTCTGGTCAAGCGCCTCAAGACCGGAGCCAGAACCGGTGCGAAGGCGAAATCCGCCGATGTCCATTCGGCGGACCTTGTGGAGCAACTCCAGCGGCGGCTCATGACCCGCGTGGTCATCCGGCGCGGTGGCCGTGGCGGAAAAATCGAAATAGCATTCGGCAACCAGGAGGAACTGTCGAGGCTCGTCGATGTGCTCATGGCATAG
- a CDS encoding chromosome partitioning protein ParA: MAKIICIANQKGGVGKTTTAVNLAASLAAAEKRTLLVDMDPQGNAGSGVGVDKAGLEESVYDAIINDADPSGLVVGTDLAHLELLPSTTDLAGAELELVSMPERERKLKVALARLGQRYDYIIIDCPPSLGLLTVNAMTAADSVLIPLQCEYYAMEGLSQIIKTIKLVQKGLNPGLAIEGIVLTMYDGRNNLSRQVSEEIRGHFADIAFQTVIPRNVRLSEAPSHGRPIILYDITSRGAVSYMELARELMTREVRRG, translated from the coding sequence ATGGCCAAAATAATCTGTATCGCCAATCAAAAAGGGGGGGTCGGCAAGACCACCACGGCTGTGAACCTGGCCGCATCCCTCGCCGCCGCGGAGAAGCGAACGCTGCTGGTCGATATGGACCCTCAGGGAAATGCCGGCAGCGGTGTCGGTGTTGACAAGGCTGGACTCGAAGAATCGGTCTACGACGCCATCATCAATGATGCGGACCCGTCGGGACTTGTCGTCGGAACCGACCTTGCCCACCTGGAGCTGCTCCCCTCGACCACCGATCTGGCCGGTGCCGAACTGGAGCTGGTCTCCATGCCCGAGAGGGAGCGTAAGCTCAAAGTGGCACTGGCCCGTCTCGGGCAGCGCTATGACTATATCATCATCGACTGCCCCCCATCCCTGGGGCTGCTCACCGTGAATGCCATGACCGCCGCCGACTCGGTCCTGATCCCTCTCCAGTGCGAATACTACGCCATGGAGGGGCTCTCGCAGATCATCAAGACCATAAAGCTCGTGCAGAAGGGGCTCAACCCCGGCCTCGCCATCGAAGGGATCGTTCTGACCATGTACGATGGCCGCAACAACCTGTCCCGTCAGGTGAGCGAGGAAATACGAGGCCACTTTGCGGATATTGCCTTCCAGACCGTCATCCCGCGCAATGTCCGCCTCTCCGAGGCGCCCAGCCACGGGCGTCCCATCATCCTCTACGACATCACGTCCCGGGGGGCGGTGAGCTACATGGAGCTGGCCCGGGAACTCATGACAAGGGAGGTCCGTCGTGGTTAA
- a CDS encoding cytochrome C translates to MNMHLVLAMAVVWFVAGDVSLAGAFECNVCHSKNPAMVTMHEAVRGRGCFGCHKVGERLMGKGQPKDKASLMERRVKDAACIECHKAKQQTGE, encoded by the coding sequence ATGAACATGCATCTCGTTCTGGCAATGGCGGTGGTCTGGTTCGTGGCCGGGGATGTTTCACTGGCCGGGGCCTTCGAGTGCAACGTCTGTCACAGTAAAAATCCGGCCATGGTAACAATGCACGAGGCCGTGCGGGGACGGGGCTGCTTCGGTTGCCACAAGGTCGGCGAACGCCTCATGGGAAAGGGGCAGCCGAAGGACAAGGCGTCGCTGATGGAGCGTCGCGTGAAAGATGCCGCCTGCATTGAATGCCACAAGGCAAAGCAGCAGACCGGGGAGTAG
- a CDS encoding histidine kinase, with amino-acid sequence MGNALALHPLERIVSEHEGWLAARVLGYAKDGGYTRYTSTLEEAWRISVAGLSASLIHALRAKEPTPGLSPDYDFAADPVTRFGIDEARRHRMRGVTLGMFLGLMKYYRRSYQDLVRCSGLDEKTLERGRLFVDCFFDRIEIGFTTEWASVSAPQRLAELEEASRSITNEKNRLLTLLESIPSPVMLLDTDGRPVFMKHEAVELLAGPMTPGTHYYRESGSPGLEVGVPRWSRLKRFLKGKAREARFEESIESSAGRRYFLVTVQRMLDISEKFCGTTIILSDFTDRKHAEDERQRLVEEMEERVRSRTAELLDVNERLVEEIEERRRSERFFHATIDSLSAPVAILNGDGDIVTVNRAWRKFADENGCRHPNHFIGDNYLGLCDNVKGKDAVTASAVARGIREVTAGRIDEFHLEYPCHGPGEQRWFQVRATRLENGSRGRVAVVHENISEVKKAQEEILSLNRSLEERIRLRTQQLECSNRELEGFCYAVSHDLRSHLARLEGLGRGLVEDCSAGLDNQARHYAERICRISMDLRRAIDSLLDLSRLARCELGNEAVDLSEVAARVAEELQRSQPLRRVSFSVEPGVIVRGDPQLLETVVRHLMGNAWKFTSRRKDAEIAFGSTMLHGMKTCFVRDNGVGFDMRYAGCLFQPFQRLHGPAEFDGAGIGLATVQRVIQRHGGRIWAEGERGEGAVFFFTFPD; translated from the coding sequence ATGGGCAATGCACTGGCGCTTCATCCCCTCGAACGGATTGTCTCCGAGCACGAAGGATGGCTTGCGGCTCGGGTGCTCGGTTATGCCAAGGACGGCGGTTACACGCGCTATACGTCTACGCTCGAAGAGGCGTGGCGGATTTCCGTCGCCGGGCTTTCCGCTTCGCTCATCCATGCTCTCCGGGCAAAGGAGCCGACTCCCGGACTGTCGCCGGATTACGATTTTGCGGCAGACCCGGTCACACGGTTCGGCATTGACGAGGCCCGACGTCACCGCATGCGCGGCGTGACGCTCGGCATGTTCCTCGGCCTCATGAAATACTACCGCCGCAGCTACCAGGATCTGGTGCGCTGCAGTGGGCTGGATGAGAAAACCCTTGAGCGCGGTAGGCTCTTTGTCGACTGCTTTTTCGACCGGATCGAAATTGGCTTCACCACCGAGTGGGCATCGGTTTCCGCCCCCCAGCGGCTTGCCGAACTGGAGGAGGCGAGCCGGTCCATCACCAACGAAAAGAACAGGCTCCTCACCCTGCTTGAAAGCATCCCTTCTCCCGTTATGCTTCTGGATACCGACGGCCGGCCCGTGTTCATGAAACATGAGGCGGTCGAGTTGCTCGCCGGCCCCATGACGCCGGGCACGCATTATTACCGCGAGAGCGGAAGTCCCGGGCTGGAGGTGGGTGTCCCCCGCTGGAGCAGGCTGAAGCGCTTTCTGAAGGGAAAGGCTCGGGAGGCGCGTTTCGAGGAGAGCATCGAAAGTTCTGCCGGGCGCCGGTATTTTCTGGTTACGGTGCAGCGGATGCTCGACATCAGTGAAAAATTTTGCGGAACGACCATCATCCTTTCAGATTTCACCGACCGCAAGCACGCCGAAGATGAGCGCCAGCGCCTTGTGGAAGAGATGGAGGAACGGGTTCGGTCTCGAACCGCTGAATTGCTGGATGTGAACGAGCGTTTGGTGGAGGAGATCGAGGAGCGCCGTCGGTCCGAGCGTTTTTTCCACGCTACTATTGACTCCCTGTCAGCTCCCGTTGCCATTTTGAATGGCGATGGGGATATTGTTACCGTCAATCGGGCCTGGCGGAAATTTGCCGATGAAAACGGGTGCCGTCACCCCAATCACTTCATTGGGGACAACTATCTCGGATTGTGCGATAACGTGAAGGGAAAAGACGCGGTCACCGCTTCCGCTGTGGCGCGGGGCATCCGCGAAGTGACGGCCGGCCGTATCGATGAGTTCCATCTGGAGTATCCCTGCCACGGCCCCGGCGAGCAACGGTGGTTCCAGGTCCGTGCCACGAGGCTGGAAAACGGCAGCCGTGGCCGGGTCGCCGTGGTTCATGAGAATATCTCCGAGGTCAAGAAGGCCCAGGAAGAAATTCTGTCCCTGAACCGCAGCCTTGAGGAGCGGATCAGGCTCCGGACCCAGCAGCTCGAATGTTCCAATAGGGAGCTCGAAGGATTCTGTTACGCCGTATCCCATGACCTGCGCTCCCATCTGGCGAGGCTTGAGGGGCTTGGTCGCGGGCTGGTCGAAGACTGTTCCGCCGGTCTCGACAACCAGGCCCGCCACTATGCGGAGCGGATTTGCCGCATCAGCATGGACCTGCGCAGGGCCATCGACTCCCTGCTGGACCTCAGCCGGCTCGCCCGGTGCGAGCTCGGTAACGAAGCAGTGGACTTGAGTGAGGTGGCAGCACGGGTCGCGGAGGAACTGCAGCGGTCGCAGCCGTTGAGAAGGGTGAGCTTTTCCGTTGAGCCAGGCGTAATCGTGCGAGGGGACCCGCAGCTCCTGGAAACGGTCGTGCGGCACCTGATGGGGAATGCCTGGAAATTCACCAGCCGCCGCAAGGACGCGGAGATAGCCTTCGGCTCAACCATGCTCCACGGCATGAAGACCTGCTTTGTGCGCGACAACGGCGTCGGTTTCGACATGCGGTATGCCGGTTGCCTGTTTCAACCGTTCCAGCGGCTTCACGGTCCTGCCGAGTTCGACGGAGCCGGCATCGGGCTGGCCACCGTCCAGAGGGTCATCCAGCGCCACGGCGGGCGCATCTGGGCCGAAGGGGAGCGTGGGGAAGGCGCTGTTTTTTTCTTCACCTTTCCCGATTAA